A single window of Scylla paramamosain isolate STU-SP2022 chromosome 41, ASM3559412v1, whole genome shotgun sequence DNA harbors:
- the LOC135092999 gene encoding low-density lipoprotein receptor-related protein 2-like isoform X1, with the protein MRGPALAVVVLVVVEFTTGASSGNQETKYKQGRRLIYPEGGADGGKHAILGYSNTLPVKGKAKKGVAVLGASCVVSKSCEGVRGAGCLKGRCLCKPHHLAVNLTHCLPGVLLDFKCHVDAQCSLRVPHSACIQGYCRCGDGFVPYRRNNCLKAAKVGAICRKHEQCREGTPGTFCNFTVPRVMGRCACSGHLPRNGDTCGHLRYALGTPCGTTAQCSRDVPGSICVIQAQLPPGTPEHAPVRISAIPGVAPRPRGVPLAVCACLPGHLEAENGTRCIPISKGVGVTPVSLGQHCETSSQCQASDPFTHCRAGVCHCQHNTRSCSTLNTGCHPKTFQCISSGRCISWYFLCDGERHCEDGSDEATCIPHRCPRLAHTCRDGTCVSRARLCDGKVDCPDGSDEVRCSGECPASTFRCQGGRCLPGFVFCNAMPFLQ; encoded by the exons ATGCGGGGACCTGccttggcggtggtggtgctggtggtggtg gaatTCACCACAGGAGCATCATCAGGAAACCAGGAGACGAAATACAAACAAGGTAGACGGCTGATATACCCTGAAGGAGGCGCTGACGGAGGCAAGCACGCTATTCTGGGCTACTCCAACACCCTGCCGGTCAAGGGGAAGGCGAAGAAGGGCGTGGCGGTGCTTGGGGCATCCTGTGTCGTGAGCAAGAGCTGTGAGGGCGTGAGAGGCGCGGGGTGTCTCAAAGGAAGGTGTCTCTGCAAGCCCCATCACTTGGCTGTCAACTTAACTCACTGTCttccgg gagtACTATTGGACTTCAAATGCCACGTGGACGCTCAGTGTAGTCTCCGAGTGCCTCACTCTGCCTGCATCCAAGGGTACTGCAGATGTGGCGATGGCTTTGTGCCCTACAGGAGGAACAACTGTCTGaaag CTGCCAAGGTGGGTGCCATTTGCCGCAAACATGAGCAGTGCCGCGAGGGGACGCCTGGCACCTTCTGTAACTTCACAGTGCCAAGGGTGATGGGCAGGTGTGCATGCTCCGGCCACCTGCCCAGGAATGGTGACACCTGTGGACACCTGCGCTATG CCCTAGGCACACCCTGCGGAACAACAGCCCAGTGCTCGAGGGACGTGCCAGGCTCCATATGTGTCATACAGGCGCAGCTTCCCCCGGGCACCCCAGAGCACGCCCCCGTCAGGATCTCAGCCATCCCCGGGGTAGCGCCACGGCCCCGGGGAGTGCCCCTGGCTGTGTGTGCCTGCCTCCCCGGCCACCTGGAGGCTGAGAACGGCACCAGGTGTATCCCTATCTCGAAAG GTGTGGGCGTCACTCCTGTCTCCCTGGGTCAGCACTGCGAGACCTCCAGCCAGTGCCAGGCATCAGACCCCTTCACCCACTGCCGGGCTGGGGTGTGCCACTGCCAACACAATACCCGCTCCTGCTCTACACTCAACACTGGCTGCCATCCCAAGACTTTCCAG TGCATTTCCTCCGGGCGTTGCATCAGCTGGTACTTCCTGTGTGATGGGGAGAGGCACTGCGAGGACGGTTCAGACGAGGCCACTTGCATCCCTCACAGGTGCCCCCGCCTGGCTCACACCTGCAGGGACGGCACCTGTGTCTCCCGTGCCAGGCTGTGTGATGGCAAGGTTGACTGTCCAGATGGGTCTGATGAGGTCAGATGCAGTGgag AGTGCCCTGCATCAACATTCCGGTGCCAGGGGGGACGGTGCCTGCCTGGGTTTGTGTTCTGCAACGCCATGCCCTTCCTGCAGTGA
- the LOC135092999 gene encoding very low-density lipoprotein receptor-like isoform X2 — protein MGRCACSGHLPRNGDTCGHLRYALGTPCGTTAQCSRDVPGSICVIQAQLPPGTPEHAPVRISAIPGVAPRPRGVPLAVCACLPGHLEAENGTRCIPISKGVGVTPVSLGQHCETSSQCQASDPFTHCRAGVCHCQHNTRSCSTLNTGCHPKTFQCISSGRCISWYFLCDGERHCEDGSDEATCIPHRCPRLAHTCRDGTCVSRARLCDGKVDCPDGSDEVRCSGECPASTFRCQGGRCLPGFVFCNAMPFLQ, from the exons ATGGGCAGGTGTGCATGCTCCGGCCACCTGCCCAGGAATGGTGACACCTGTGGACACCTGCGCTATG CCCTAGGCACACCCTGCGGAACAACAGCCCAGTGCTCGAGGGACGTGCCAGGCTCCATATGTGTCATACAGGCGCAGCTTCCCCCGGGCACCCCAGAGCACGCCCCCGTCAGGATCTCAGCCATCCCCGGGGTAGCGCCACGGCCCCGGGGAGTGCCCCTGGCTGTGTGTGCCTGCCTCCCCGGCCACCTGGAGGCTGAGAACGGCACCAGGTGTATCCCTATCTCGAAAG GTGTGGGCGTCACTCCTGTCTCCCTGGGTCAGCACTGCGAGACCTCCAGCCAGTGCCAGGCATCAGACCCCTTCACCCACTGCCGGGCTGGGGTGTGCCACTGCCAACACAATACCCGCTCCTGCTCTACACTCAACACTGGCTGCCATCCCAAGACTTTCCAG TGCATTTCCTCCGGGCGTTGCATCAGCTGGTACTTCCTGTGTGATGGGGAGAGGCACTGCGAGGACGGTTCAGACGAGGCCACTTGCATCCCTCACAGGTGCCCCCGCCTGGCTCACACCTGCAGGGACGGCACCTGTGTCTCCCGTGCCAGGCTGTGTGATGGCAAGGTTGACTGTCCAGATGGGTCTGATGAGGTCAGATGCAGTGgag AGTGCCCTGCATCAACATTCCGGTGCCAGGGGGGACGGTGCCTGCCTGGGTTTGTGTTCTGCAACGCCATGCCCTTCCTGCAGTGA
- the LOC135093000 gene encoding uncharacterized protein LOC135093000 isoform X1 — MITSKGSLQERGDRRDFLSVGQAVMRGGVLLLLLVLGLARATAAHGRGHASSEQESKRSQREANLANTTMDGAPLPRMRPGGNLICYSCKLDFRKKDYEKDHPCLGHHGNSNVSEDYAVSCGPNDTFCRVERTEVNGVLTVLRRECTDTCHMSCRLRGFGINNEVCEFCCKYDKCNHMYPTDAELRKLATKCDYCGSVMRAPPSRTVITAKASKTVVAASSVVLLAFRSLHRGFSSLCVVFVSLLWSCLCVSVCLLVW; from the exons A tgaTAACATCGAAGGGTTCCTTACAAGAGAGAGGTGATCGCCGTGACTTCCTCAGTGTGGGCCAGGCAGTGATGAGGGGAGGTGTGCTGCTTCTGCTCCTCGTGCTTGGGCTTGCCCGGGccacag CGGCGCACGGGCGGGGTCACGCGTCATCTGAACAGGAGAGCAAGAGGAGCCAAAGAGAAGCAAACCTGGCTAACACAACCATGGACGGCGCTCCACTCCCGAGGATGAGGCCTGGAGGGAATCTGATCTGCTACTCGTGCAAACTGGATTTCCGCAAGAAGGACTACGAGAAAGATCATCCTTGTTTGGGTCACCATGGGAACTCCAACGTTAGCGAAGATTATGCTGTTTCCTGTGGGCCTAATGATACCTTCTGCAGG GTGGAGAGGACGGAGGTGAACGGTGTTTTGACGGTACTGAGACGAGAATGCACCGACACTTGTCACATGAGCTGCAGACTGCGTGGCTTCGGAATCAACAATGAGGTGTGTGAATTTTGCTGCAAGTATGACAAATGCAACCATATGTACCCCACGGACGCTGAATTGCGGAAACTAGCAACAAAATGTGACTATTGTGGATCAGTCATGAGAGCACCACCCTCCCGGACAGTGATAACAGCGAAAGCATCCAAGACTGTGGTAGCAGCATCTTCTGTGGTGTTGCTTGCATTCAGGTCACTTCACAGGGGGTTCAGTTCCTTGTGTGTGGTGTTCGTAAGTCTCCTTTGgtcctgtttgtgtgtgagtgtttgtttgttggtgtggtag